A section of the Telopea speciosissima isolate NSW1024214 ecotype Mountain lineage chromosome 3, Tspe_v1, whole genome shotgun sequence genome encodes:
- the LOC122655264 gene encoding uncharacterized protein LOC122655264, which yields MPIVEQYTGTTDPEDHLETFKSLLFFQCASDAIMCRAFPSTLKGVARQWFSRLPPRSFSNFTALGRAFLAHFVSSRVHKKTAANLLAIKQQPEESIRSFLTRFNKEALQVQNLDPIMKFQALRSGIRDIELKSH from the coding sequence ATGCCAATCGTAGAGCAATACACCGGCACCACTGACCCAGAGGATCACCTGGAAACCTTCAAATCCCTCCTGTTCTTCCAATGTGCTTCAGACGCCATAATGTGCAGAGCCTTCCCTTCCACTCTGAAGGGGGTAGCGCGTCAATGGTTTTCTCGCCTCCCCCCACGATCTTTCTCCAATTTCACAGCCTTGGGACGGGCCTTCCTGGCTCACTTCGTAAGTAGCAGGGTACACAAGAAGACAGCTGCCAATCTCCTGGCCATAAAGCAACAGCCAGAAGAATCCATCAGAAGTTTTCTCACAAGATTTAATAAAGAAGCTCTGCAGGTGCAAAACCTGGATCCAATAATGAAATTCCAAGCTCTGCGAAGTGGAATCCGAGATATCGAGTTGAAAAGTCATTAA
- the LOC122655263 gene encoding uncharacterized protein LOC122655263 — translation MDEPGDMYELFLRCKKYINLAEVLTAEREDQIEKKAPWKKEEIPREAGMKRNRDAEDGKKRKDDRKAWALDRESEPSYTALTHTRAHILNEIKDQTTLRWPAKMVKPAHECNKNKYCWFHQDHGHDTEECRQLKDEIEALIQRGRLNRFVKKEVNDRRTDYRAREPEGRQRSFPKANKEELPRGEPHTENAPLREITTIFGGPGIGEETSNSRKHHARNVLQTETTVKRRRASYPITFSDEDLADIQMPHDNALVIKMVIANCVVGRILVDNGSSVDILYYDAFERMLLKFEMLKRVESSLYGFNGAPVQVEGSIELLVTEGTEPKLSTVMMNFLVVKVNSTHKGILGRPGLNTLQVVISTPHLVMKFPTDHGIGECRGSEVTVRRCYEGYLRARGKDPQMNLIHLDDNQDIKEPKRTEPAEDLAPVEIVEGDATRVIQIGANLTGERKTDLVNFLIANADVFVWSTTDMPGIDRKIAEHKLSVYPNAKPIFQKKRTFAPEQKEKIIEEVTKLLDAGFIEEAIHPKWLSNVAMVPKSNGKWRMCTHFTDLNKACPEDYYPLPHIDSLIDATAGHEMLSFMDAYFGYNQIKMCEPDVLKTSFIAGRGTYCYICMPFGLKNAGASYQRLINYLFRHQIGRNVEVYVDDMLVKSLKAQDHITDLGEAFQVLRESNMRLNPAKCAFGVTSGKFLGFMVSRRGIEANPAKIKAILEMHPPERVKELQELTGSVAALGRFISSSGDRCLPFFKALKNRAKKRETKGLKLTFEWTKECQAAFTELKRYLAQPPLLAKPEPGDILQLYLSISVIAISVVLVRQDGRIQKLIYYVSKVLLGAETRYSSVEKYAYVLIMAARKLRPYFQDYTIEVLTNQPLKKILAKPDHSGRLVAWCVELGEFDIHYRPQTAIKAQALVDFLVECTLPDEEITTTAEPDETTEEWTLYVDGSSSAQGCGAGLILTSPGGFIVQYALRFEFQATNNGAEYEALIARLKLAQSLMVMRITVHSDSQLIVNQVKGEYDAKNLGWPNI, via the coding sequence ATGGATGAACCCGGAGATATGTACGAACTATTTTTGAGATGCAAAAAGTATATCAATTTGGCTGAAGTTCTTACGGCAGAAAGGGAAGACCAAATCGAGAAGAAGGCTCcatggaagaaggaagagattcCTCGAGAGGCCGGCATGAAGCGCAACCGAGATGCTGAggatggaaagaaaagaaaagatgatagAAAAGCTTGGGCCCTAGACAGAGAATCCGAGCCAAGTTATACTGCCCTGACACACACCCGGGCACATATATTGAACGAGATTAAAGATCAAACAACCCTACGCTGGCCAGCAAAAATGGTCAAGCCAGCCCACGAGTGCAATAAAAACAAGTACTGCTGGTTTCACCAAGATCATGGTCACGATACCGAGGAATGCAGACAGTTGAAGGACGAGATAGAAGCACTCATCCAGAGAGGGCGTCTCAACCGATTCGTCAAAAAGGAGGTGAATGACCGAAGGACGGATTATCGAGCTCGAGAGCCCGAGGGAAGGCAGAGATCATTCCCTAAAGCTAATAAAGAGGAACTCCCCCGAGGTGAACCCCACACCGAGAATGCGCCACTTAGAGAGATCACAACCATATTTGGTGGACCTGGCATAGGGGAAGAAACCTCCAACTCTCGAAAGCACCATGCACGAAATGTGCTCCAGACCGAGACCACAGTCAAGAGGAGGAGAGCAAGCTATCCTATAACTTTTTCTGACGAAGACTTGGCAGATATACAGATGCCCCATGACAACGCCTTGGTGATTAAGATGGTGATTGCTAATTGCGTGGTGGGGAGAATCTTGGTAGATAATGGGAGTTCAGTTGACATCCTATATTATGATGCATTCGAAAGGATGCTCCTAAAATTCGAGATGCTAAAAAGAGTGGAATCCTCTCTATATGGATTCAATGGAGCCCCTGTCCAAGTTGAAGGATCAATCGAGCTGCTGGTCACGGAAGGAACAGAACCCAAACTCTCTACCGTGATGATGAATTTTTTGGTGGTAAAAGTGAATTCCACGCATAAAGGGATATTGGGACGTCCTGGTCTCAACACTCTACAAGTAGTGATTTCCACTCCCCATTTAGTCATGAAGTTCCCAACTGATCACGGGATTGGAGAATGTCGAGGAAGTGAAGTGACGGTCCGTCGTTGCTACGAAGGATATCTGAGGGCCCGGGGCAAGGATCCCCAAATGAACCTTATCCATTTAGATGATAACCAAGATATCAAAGAGCCCAAAAGGACTGAACCAGCTGAAGACCTAGCTCCCGTGGAGATAGTAGAAGGGGATGCCACGCGTGTGATCCAGATAGGCGCGAACCTGACTGGCGAAAGGAAAACCGACCTCGTAAACTTCCTAATAGCTAATGCGGATGTGTTTGTCTGGTCTACCACGGATATGCCGGGGATAGACAGAAAGATAGCTGAACACAAGCTCAGCGTCTACCCTAATGCCAAACCAATAttccagaagaagagaacctttGCACCGGaacagaaagagaaaataattgaaGAAGTGACCAAGCTACTTGATGCAGGCTTTATCGAGGAAGCCATCCACCCAAAATGGCTCTCTAATGTTGCAATGGTCCCAAAGTCCAATGGCAAATGGCGAATGTGTACTCACTttactgatttgaataaagcttgTCCTGAAGACTATTACCCTTTGCCTCACATTGATTCGTTGATAGATGCCACGGCAGGGCATGAAATGCTTTCTTTTATGGATGCCTATTTCGGATATAATCAAATCAAGATGTGTGAGCCCGATGTATTGAAAACCTCATTTATTGCGGGTAGAGGCACATATTGTTACATCTGCATGCCCTTTGGACTGAAGAATGCTGGGGCATCCTACCAACGTTTGATAAATTACCTTTTCAGACATCAAATAGGCAGGAACGTGGaagtatatgtagatgacatgcttgTGAAGAGCTTGAAAGCTCAGGATCACATTACAGATTTGGGGGAGGCATTTCAAGTCCTGAGAGAAAGCAACATGAGGTTAAACCCAGCCAAGTGTGCTTTTGGAGTTACATCTGGAAAGTTCCTCGGTTTCATGGTCTCAAGAAGAGGAATTGAAGCAAATCCAGCCAAGATTAAAGCTATACTTGAGATGCATCCGCCCGAAAGAGTCAAGGAATTACAAGAACTGACAGGAAGCGTTGCAGCGCTCGGGAGATTCATTTCGAGTTCGGGGGACCGATGTTTACCTTTCTTTAAAGCACTCAAGAACCGAGCAAAGAAACGTGAAACCAAAGGACTCAAGCTTACCTTTGAATGGACCAAAGAATGCCAGGCCGCCTTCACTGAACTAAAAAGGTATTTGGCACAACCACCCCTTCTAGCCAAGCCTGAACCAGGAGATATATTGCAACTATATCTGTCCATTTCTGTCATTGCAATAAGTGTTGTATTGGTTAGACAAGATGGGCGAATCCAAAAATTGATATATTATGTCAGTAAAGTCCTCCTAGGTGCTGAAACCAGATATAGCAGTGTGGAAAAATATGCCTACGTGTTGATTATGGCGGCTAGGAAGTTAAGGCCCTATTTTCAAGATTATACCATTGAAGTGCTCACTAACCAacctttgaagaagatattggctAAACCGGACCACTCAGGAAGACTGGTAGCATGGTGCGTGGAGCTGGGTGAATTCGACATCCATTACAGACCCCAAACTGCAATAAAAGCTCAAGCCTTGGTagattttttggtagaatgtaCACTCCCTGATGAGGAAATCACTACCACCGCGGAACCCGATGAGACAACGGAAGAATGGACGCTATATGTGGATGGTTCATCTAGCGCGCAAGGGTGTGGGGCAGGTTTGATATTAACTAGCCCCGGAGGATTTATTGTGCAATACGCGCTAAGGTTCGAATTCCAGGCTACTAACAATGGGGCAGAGTACGAAGCTCTGATTGCAAGATTGAAGCTGGCACAAAGTCTAATGGTGATGCGTATTACTGTACACAGTGATTCTCAACTGATAGTTAATCAAGTCAAAGGGGAGTATGATGCTAAGAATCTTGGATGGCCCAATATTTGA